In the Leptospira limi genome, one interval contains:
- a CDS encoding efflux RND transporter permease subunit yields the protein MGFIRFSLKNSPIVLFCFLMISAFGIYSVTHLKIDAYPDVSDTEVIVITKFDGRASSEVEKLVTIPLERALTGIPGLTTTRSQSIFGLSVIRLTFKDHTDEYFARNQVNERLKSIQLPEGTEVPELGPLTSPVGEILRYAVEADGMPTMELRSIQDWELAPRIQQIQGVADVITFGGDIKEYQIEINPINQDKYNVFLRDLVLAIEENNANTGGNIFKHGNQAIPVRALGAIENEKDIENIIVTEKKDVPIYVKDIGKVRVIPHPPKGILGYRLQSGTETNSGVQGIIMMRKGENPSEVLKLVKEKLSSLDGFLKNKGVRIRILYDRAELVSNTLKTVVRTMMEGITIVMIVLIFLLGNYRVALAVAVTIPFSLLFSFCLMNLIEIPANLLSLGAIDFGIIVDSSIVIIEGIITTIAITSVSKKKLPLDEIILRSSDHTEKEVFFSIVVILCAYLPIFLFERVEGKLFKPMAFGLAFTLIGALLFSLTVLPVIFSKFFQDENRRQTKEFFLLSQARSYFVQFLHYLLNHSKKLVIRTYVVVIVLVILVFMGLGTEFLPELDEGAINFRCKLPTGIHLDKTANVANLLREAVSEFPEVKIVITQSGRNDDGTDPFGPNRIEGLITLEDYSKWKTVHSKAEMLEVLKERFEKLVPGAKFSFSQPILDNVAEAVTGSAADLSVQLSGRDVAVLWQKANEIESALEKLEGVSAIGIEQEGPNTELSIAIDREAAARAGINFSDIQDITEMAIGGKEISKLYLDNHIYNITVRYPEEYRTSVNSIGNINIKSKYESKYPLSSVAKLELKEMPAKIARKNGNRMVSVWINIEGRDQGGFVNEAKKIVAKRIKLPADVEIEWGGQFENLTRASKRLMVAVPLTFVIILFILYLMFHNISDSLLVMSSIPVAALGGLFFLFLRGMHFNVSSGVGLISLFGISIMGGVLFVSNFNHAKENREIKTETDLKEIISHVSEIQFRPRFLTLTTAIIGLLPAMLTNEIGSDIQRPMATVIVGGLLFTLVIGNFTIPLLCYLSEQRKLLHAKN from the coding sequence ATGGGATTCATTCGTTTTTCACTGAAAAACTCTCCGATAGTATTATTTTGTTTTTTAATGATTTCAGCTTTTGGAATCTATTCAGTCACACATCTTAAGATAGATGCCTATCCTGATGTTTCTGATACAGAAGTGATCGTGATCACAAAATTTGATGGTAGAGCTTCTTCTGAAGTGGAGAAACTCGTAACAATTCCCTTAGAACGAGCATTAACTGGAATACCTGGGCTTACCACAACACGTTCACAAAGTATTTTTGGATTGTCAGTCATTCGGTTAACTTTTAAAGACCACACTGATGAATATTTTGCGAGAAACCAAGTTAATGAAAGGTTAAAATCAATCCAATTGCCAGAAGGAACAGAAGTTCCTGAACTTGGTCCATTAACTTCTCCTGTGGGTGAAATCTTGCGTTATGCAGTGGAAGCTGATGGCATGCCTACGATGGAACTTAGAAGTATCCAAGATTGGGAATTGGCTCCACGAATCCAACAAATCCAAGGTGTTGCAGATGTGATTACCTTTGGTGGTGACATCAAAGAATACCAAATTGAAATCAATCCCATCAACCAAGACAAATATAATGTTTTTTTACGTGATCTTGTTTTGGCAATTGAAGAAAACAATGCAAATACTGGTGGAAATATATTTAAACATGGTAACCAAGCTATACCAGTACGCGCATTAGGTGCAATCGAAAACGAAAAAGATATAGAAAACATTATCGTCACTGAAAAAAAAGATGTTCCCATTTATGTAAAAGACATTGGAAAAGTGAGAGTGATCCCTCATCCTCCAAAAGGGATTCTCGGTTATCGGTTACAATCTGGAACTGAGACCAATTCTGGAGTCCAAGGCATCATCATGATGCGTAAAGGAGAAAACCCATCTGAAGTATTAAAATTAGTAAAAGAAAAACTTTCTAGTTTAGATGGTTTTTTAAAAAACAAAGGTGTCCGCATTCGAATTTTATATGATAGGGCAGAGTTAGTATCCAATACTTTAAAAACTGTAGTTCGTACGATGATGGAAGGGATTACAATCGTAATGATTGTATTGATCTTTTTGCTTGGAAATTATCGAGTTGCACTGGCAGTTGCCGTAACCATTCCTTTTTCATTATTATTTTCATTTTGTTTAATGAATTTAATTGAAATACCCGCAAATTTACTTTCGTTAGGTGCAATTGACTTTGGTATTATTGTTGATAGTTCCATTGTTATTATAGAAGGAATTATAACGACGATTGCGATTACATCTGTCTCGAAAAAAAAATTGCCATTGGATGAAATCATCCTTCGTTCTTCTGACCACACCGAAAAAGAAGTATTCTTTTCAATTGTTGTTATCCTATGTGCTTACCTTCCGATTTTTCTTTTTGAAAGAGTAGAAGGTAAATTATTCAAACCCATGGCCTTTGGTTTGGCTTTTACATTGATAGGGGCATTGTTATTTTCACTCACAGTCCTTCCTGTTATTTTTTCAAAGTTTTTCCAAGACGAAAATCGTCGCCAAACAAAAGAATTTTTTTTATTATCGCAAGCAAGATCATACTTCGTTCAATTCCTTCATTATCTCCTCAACCATTCCAAAAAATTAGTAATCCGCACTTATGTTGTTGTGATCGTACTTGTAATTTTAGTTTTTATGGGATTGGGAACTGAATTTTTACCTGAATTGGATGAAGGTGCCATTAATTTTAGATGTAAATTGCCAACTGGAATTCATTTGGATAAAACGGCGAACGTTGCGAATTTATTAAGAGAAGCAGTGAGCGAATTTCCAGAAGTAAAAATTGTAATCACTCAATCAGGAAGGAATGATGATGGGACGGATCCTTTTGGTCCAAATCGAATTGAAGGACTGATTACTTTGGAAGATTATTCTAAGTGGAAAACGGTTCATTCAAAAGCAGAAATGTTAGAAGTTTTAAAGGAACGTTTTGAAAAATTAGTTCCTGGGGCAAAATTCAGCTTTTCACAGCCAATTTTGGATAATGTTGCAGAAGCAGTCACTGGTTCGGCTGCTGATTTGTCTGTTCAACTTTCTGGTAGAGATGTTGCCGTATTATGGCAAAAAGCAAATGAAATTGAATCCGCCTTAGAAAAGTTAGAAGGTGTTTCGGCCATTGGAATTGAACAAGAAGGTCCCAATACAGAACTAAGTATCGCCATTGATAGAGAAGCGGCTGCAAGAGCGGGAATTAATTTTTCCGACATCCAAGATATCACAGAAATGGCGATTGGTGGTAAAGAAATCAGTAAATTGTATTTGGACAATCATATTTATAACATAACAGTTCGGTATCCTGAAGAATATCGAACATCTGTTAACTCGATTGGAAATATCAATATCAAAAGTAAGTACGAAAGCAAATACCCACTGTCTTCTGTTGCCAAGTTGGAATTGAAGGAAATGCCGGCCAAAATTGCCAGGAAAAATGGAAATCGAATGGTTTCTGTTTGGATCAACATCGAAGGCAGAGACCAAGGTGGATTTGTAAATGAAGCAAAAAAGATTGTCGCAAAACGTATCAAATTACCAGCCGACGTCGAAATTGAATGGGGAGGACAATTCGAAAACCTAACTCGTGCAAGTAAGAGACTTATGGTTGCAGTTCCTCTAACGTTTGTTATTATACTCTTTATCTTATATTTAATGTTTCACAATATCTCTGATAGTTTACTTGTTATGTCCAGTATTCCAGTTGCAGCACTTGGAGGTCTCTTTTTTCTTTTTTTACGTGGGATGCACTTTAACGTATCGTCTGGTGTTGGTCTCATTTCGTTATTTGGAATTTCCATTATGGGTGGAGTATTATTTGTCTCAAATTTTAACCATGCGAAAGAAAATAGAGAAATTAAAACTGAAACTGATTTAAAGGAAATAATTTCGCACGTTTCTGAAATTCAATTTCGACCTAGATTTTTAACTTTAACAACGGCAATCATTGGTTTATTACCTGCAATGCTTACGAATGAAATTGGGTCTGATATCCAACGACCTATGGCAACAGTGATTGTAGGTGGATTATTGTTCACTTTGGTCATTGGAAATTTTACAATCCCGTTACTTTGTTATTTAAGTGAACAGAGAAAATTACTTCATGCGAAAAATTAG
- a CDS encoding efflux RND transporter periplasmic adaptor subunit has product MSKSFFLFLTVVCLVSCNQKSEENRPRIATFHTLEDGVIIKKSEGELPSTISIANVAYRNLGSGLSIPVRVSVVCVTSKETNYSYHFETEEQSLIYSEYLKSKAALFGAKKSYSRLKYLVENQAAAGKELNDANVQLQQMVASMDENLNRLRMQGIPIEKLNKLKPGYILIVGDIPETKLNRVKLQSRVFIKFSAFPGDRFETKIDSISDVIDPVSRTVKVLIITKNPGNQFKPGMFGNGHIELDNLEALSVPNESIILIGDTSYLFKQIDVNTFQRVQVETGIETDEYTQILSGLQTNDRVVSHGSTLLKGLSFGY; this is encoded by the coding sequence ATGTCTAAATCCTTTTTTCTCTTTTTGACGGTTGTTTGTTTAGTATCTTGCAATCAGAAATCGGAAGAGAATCGTCCCCGAATTGCAACATTCCATACTTTAGAAGATGGAGTCATCATTAAAAAATCAGAAGGTGAACTTCCCTCTACAATCTCCATAGCAAACGTTGCTTATCGAAATTTAGGATCAGGACTTTCGATTCCTGTTCGTGTGTCAGTCGTATGTGTTACTTCCAAAGAAACAAATTATTCCTATCATTTTGAGACCGAAGAACAGTCGTTAATCTATTCTGAATACTTAAAAAGTAAAGCAGCCCTATTTGGTGCAAAAAAATCTTATTCACGTTTGAAATACTTGGTGGAAAACCAAGCTGCTGCGGGCAAAGAATTGAACGATGCAAATGTTCAGTTACAACAAATGGTAGCATCCATGGATGAAAATTTAAACCGATTACGAATGCAAGGCATTCCTATCGAAAAGTTAAATAAATTGAAACCAGGTTATATTCTGATTGTAGGCGACATCCCCGAAACAAAATTAAATCGAGTCAAATTACAATCAAGAGTTTTCATTAAGTTTTCTGCATTTCCAGGAGATCGTTTTGAAACAAAAATTGATTCCATTTCTGATGTCATTGATCCGGTCAGTCGCACTGTTAAAGTTTTAATTATAACAAAAAATCCAGGGAATCAATTTAAACCTGGAATGTTTGGAAATGGACATATTGAATTGGACAATCTGGAAGCATTGTCTGTTCCAAATGAATCTATCATTTTAATTGGTGATACAAGTTATCTTTTCAAACAAATCGATGTGAATACGTTTCAAAGAGTACAAGTGGAAACAGGAATCGAAACAGATGAATACACACAAATCTTGTCTGGTTTGCAAACCAATGATCGTGTTGTTTCTCATGGTTCTACATTATTAAAAGGACTCAGTTTCGGTTACTAA
- a CDS encoding DUF1801 domain-containing protein has protein sequence MPNSIEEYIESLPEGKKESFLQLRSVVKKNLPKGFEETFQYNMIGYVVPKKTYPAGYHANPELALPFLHIAVQKSGLALYHMGIYANPTLLKWFQSEYPKHCKTKLDMGKSCIRFKKLEDIPWKLIAELVSKMSPNDWIRVYEKNTFSS, from the coding sequence ATGCCAAATTCAATCGAAGAATACATTGAGTCATTACCTGAAGGGAAAAAAGAATCCTTTCTCCAATTGCGAAGTGTCGTAAAAAAAAATCTGCCAAAAGGATTTGAAGAGACCTTCCAATACAATATGATTGGGTATGTAGTCCCTAAAAAAACCTATCCTGCTGGTTACCATGCCAACCCAGAACTAGCTCTACCGTTTCTCCACATTGCTGTGCAAAAAAGTGGACTTGCTTTGTATCATATGGGAATTTATGCGAATCCAACTCTCTTAAAATGGTTCCAATCGGAATACCCTAAACATTGTAAAACCAAATTGGATATGGGGAAAAGTTGCATTCGGTTCAAAAAATTAGAAGACATCCCTTGGAAACTCATTGCTGAACTTGTTTCTAAAATGAGTCCTAATGACTGGATTCGAGTTTACGAAAAAAATACTTTTTCAAGTTGA
- a CDS encoding DUF3147 family protein → MVYIIFKYAITAALVVIISEIAKRNDRLGSLIASLPLVTILTLIWLHVESASTEKISNHAYYTFWFVIPTLPMFLVFPVLNHMFGFWVSISSSIVITIVLFYLFHILVSRFGIHLFP, encoded by the coding sequence ATGGTTTATATCATTTTTAAATATGCAATCACAGCAGCACTTGTTGTTATCATTTCCGAGATTGCCAAACGGAACGATCGGTTGGGAAGTTTGATTGCTTCCCTTCCTTTGGTTACGATTCTAACACTCATTTGGTTGCATGTTGAATCTGCCTCCACTGAAAAAATTTCAAATCACGCTTATTATACTTTTTGGTTTGTGATTCCTACGTTGCCCATGTTTCTGGTTTTTCCAGTACTCAATCATATGTTTGGATTTTGGGTTTCCATTTCCTCCAGTATAGTAATCACAATAGTTTTATTTTATCTGTTTCATATCCTAGTAAGTCGTTTTGGAATTCATTTGTTTCCCTGA
- the loa22 gene encoding OmpA family outer membrane lipoprotein Loa22 — MMKKGFFLSLILLVGLSISFTNCSSSEEKETPKETTSTTTDNTTAVSSRDLNGALLDEINVALKDYRYPDGVRRRGFSYKQADIQAEDFKTWAKDNVAYIKDALAKLPDSYAIEITGHADASGPEEAEGAKKGNGYYSQIRSDAVKAALVKQGIPAERIVTKAAGSSKPISGFDEKDAINRRVTFQVVSK, encoded by the coding sequence CTGATGAAAAAAGGATTTTTTTTAAGCCTCATCCTCCTCGTAGGTCTTTCTATTTCATTCACGAACTGTTCGTCTTCTGAAGAAAAAGAAACTCCAAAAGAAACAACGTCCACAACTACGGACAACACAACTGCAGTTTCTTCCAGAGATCTCAATGGAGCTCTTTTGGACGAAATCAACGTAGCACTCAAAGACTACCGTTACCCAGATGGCGTTCGTCGCAGAGGTTTTAGCTACAAACAAGCAGACATCCAAGCAGAAGATTTCAAAACTTGGGCAAAAGACAATGTTGCTTATATTAAAGACGCTCTTGCAAAACTTCCTGACAGTTATGCAATCGAAATCACTGGTCACGCAGATGCATCTGGTCCAGAAGAAGCGGAAGGTGCTAAAAAAGGAAACGGTTACTACTCACAAATCCGTTCTGATGCTGTAAAAGCAGCTCTCGTGAAACAAGGGATCCCTGCAGAAAGAATCGTGACAAAAGCTGCTGGTTCTTCTAAACCAATTTCTGGTTTTGATGAAAAAGACGCGATCAACCGTCGTGTGACTTTCCAAGTTGTTTCTAAATAA
- a CDS encoding RluA family pseudouridine synthase: MQIFVTVSEDYDQSRLDVFLKDNAGDDLSRSTVQKWIDSGFVTNKTKDQVVHKNGYKVTLGEEYVVDVIARPPSRLEPIPMDIPVLYDEEEFMVIHKKAGIACHSGPGDDSPSLVNGLLHQFKNLSGTGGERRPGIVHRLDKPTEGVLIIAKTDRAHAALSKLFQDRLVDKTYYAWVLQAPVEAEGTISMPIGRHPVERVKMCVREDGRMAITHYKTEKIVQTQTGRKFSLMKLGLETGRTHQIRVHMAKIGCPVVGDSLYSRSAKDYTQYGLLLFAKKLDFPHPFVPDKRIVVELEFPERFKIFERKCPSY, translated from the coding sequence ATGCAAATATTTGTAACTGTTTCCGAAGATTATGACCAAAGTCGCTTAGACGTTTTCCTAAAAGACAACGCTGGAGACGATCTTAGCCGTTCAACCGTTCAAAAATGGATCGATTCTGGCTTTGTAACCAACAAAACAAAGGACCAAGTTGTCCATAAAAACGGCTATAAGGTGACTTTAGGCGAAGAGTATGTGGTGGATGTCATTGCAAGACCACCTTCTCGATTGGAACCCATCCCGATGGATATCCCTGTTTTGTATGATGAAGAAGAGTTTATGGTGATCCATAAAAAAGCGGGGATCGCATGCCACAGTGGACCTGGTGATGATTCACCTTCTCTTGTGAATGGTCTCCTCCACCAATTTAAGAACTTATCTGGTACTGGTGGTGAACGCCGTCCAGGTATTGTCCATCGATTGGACAAACCAACAGAAGGGGTTCTCATCATTGCCAAAACAGACAGAGCCCATGCTGCCTTATCCAAACTCTTCCAAGATCGTCTTGTGGATAAAACGTACTATGCTTGGGTGTTACAAGCACCTGTGGAAGCCGAAGGCACAATCAGTATGCCGATTGGCCGCCACCCTGTTGAGCGAGTGAAGATGTGTGTCAGAGAAGATGGGCGAATGGCCATCACTCATTACAAAACTGAAAAAATTGTGCAAACACAAACAGGGCGAAAGTTTAGTTTGATGAAACTCGGTCTTGAGACAGGTCGGACCCACCAAATCCGTGTTCATATGGCAAAAATAGGATGCCCTGTGGTTGGGGACAGTTTGTACTCTAGGTCAGCAAAAGATTACACACAATACGGACTCCTTCTCTTTGCTAAAAAATTGGATTTCCCACATCCCTTTGTACCAGACAAACGGATTGTTGTGGAACTAGAGTTTCCAGAACGTTTTAAAATCTTTGAACGAAAATGCCCTAGTTACTAG
- a CDS encoding TerC family protein: protein MIEFLSDPALWLALLTLTSLEIVLGIDNIIFISILSARLPKTKQKKARQIGLILAMGTRILLLFSLSFIMKLTTPLFTFVEYSISGRDIILILGGLFLIAKSTTEIHHKLEGDSIVGDDSKKQISFTQVILQILILDVVFSLDSVITAVGMTDQLGVMITAVVLSVGFMLLSSGSISDFVDRHPTIKILALSFLILIGVALLGEGLSFHIPKGYIYFAMSFSVIVEFLNMKLRSKSEKPITLRGK from the coding sequence ATGATAGAATTTCTTTCCGATCCAGCACTTTGGCTTGCCCTACTCACCTTAACTTCTTTAGAAATTGTTTTGGGTATTGATAACATCATTTTCATTTCGATCCTTTCCGCCAGGTTACCCAAAACCAAACAAAAAAAAGCAAGGCAAATTGGCCTGATACTTGCGATGGGAACACGAATTTTGCTTTTATTTTCTCTATCGTTTATCATGAAACTCACCACTCCACTATTTACATTCGTTGAATATTCAATCAGTGGCAGAGACATCATACTCATCTTAGGTGGACTTTTTCTCATCGCAAAATCCACAACAGAAATCCATCACAAATTGGAAGGTGACTCAATTGTCGGTGATGATTCTAAAAAGCAAATTTCTTTCACCCAAGTGATCCTTCAAATTTTGATTTTGGATGTTGTTTTTTCATTGGATTCAGTGATCACCGCTGTTGGAATGACAGACCAACTGGGTGTGATGATCACAGCGGTGGTTTTATCTGTTGGATTTATGTTATTATCGAGTGGGAGTATCTCTGACTTTGTAGACAGACACCCTACCATCAAAATCCTTGCCCTTAGTTTTTTGATTTTAATTGGTGTAGCTCTGTTAGGCGAAGGATTGAGTTTCCATATTCCGAAAGGATATATCTATTTTGCGATGAGTTTTTCTGTGATCGTAGAATTTTTAAATATGAAACTACGTTCCAAGTCGGAAAAACCAATCACACTCAGAGGAAAATGA
- a CDS encoding DUF1569 domain-containing protein yields the protein MKRKEFIKRTALTISIAQLPLFGESNDGKEKESITSEVTSPWLEAEDLEDYKSLVSAYLTKPTELKLQGNWSVGKMFAHCAQSIEFSMKGYPEMKSSLFRGSVGKIAFSVFAFKNKMNHGLEEPIPGAEEINNATEIKVGAKRLLQAIELFSKTPESSLRPHFAYGDLTKEEYDVAHTLHIKNHMERLLH from the coding sequence ATGAAACGTAAAGAATTTATCAAACGAACTGCTCTTACAATTAGCATTGCACAACTTCCATTATTCGGAGAATCAAATGATGGAAAAGAGAAAGAAAGTATAACAAGTGAAGTCACATCTCCTTGGTTAGAAGCAGAAGATTTGGAAGATTACAAATCACTGGTTTCTGCATATCTAACAAAACCCACCGAATTAAAATTACAAGGGAATTGGTCAGTTGGTAAGATGTTTGCCCACTGCGCACAGAGTATTGAATTTTCAATGAAGGGATACCCGGAAATGAAATCTTCTCTCTTCCGAGGGTCCGTGGGAAAAATTGCTTTTTCTGTTTTTGCTTTTAAAAACAAAATGAACCATGGATTGGAAGAACCGATTCCTGGTGCTGAAGAAATTAATAATGCAACTGAAATCAAAGTAGGTGCCAAAAGATTGTTACAAGCAATTGAACTTTTTTCCAAAACACCAGAGTCATCTTTACGACCACATTTTGCGTATGGAGATCTTACGAAGGAAGAATATGACGTAGCCCATACTCTTCATATCAAAAATCACATGGAACGTTTGTTACACTAA
- a CDS encoding ATP-binding response regulator, whose translation MIFRVSFSSIQKSFSATVKFCRYPLIFGLVLLFTSSCHLELSPTLLAKDGVLDGRNLKLATDTVNLIGKWEFYWNEFLEPNSPSPNNRSFMQVGVPWFSQHNEDGEDYPSFGYATYRLTILLPEGETTQEPFALLVPVLHSAYKIYANGSLVAENGSIGKNSETHVPSFHTKIVPILNGKEKVDLVIHISNFSHKFAGIHGIIRFGKLQNIIQVWNNYNSASCIILIFMGILSIYHALVYLINRSEKNALRMSFVYLGILILSATLTETRILFNFFSDDYCIPLFRFSRIGFVIVLFFGGSVLLNLAQMRIFKKMLVLLKVYSLTFLLVSILTPIKHLALVSYYFEYLSAIFVLLGLFSVSLALYFQRKESKLYFFSLFLAVLGGVIDIILISHPNFGFRPMGLFSLYFFIIPQTLGVTFGLVRVYKRSESISKELYKRKEALEKKVKARTAELEKANRWKANFVSLISHDLRSPLNSVNQILDVIDFSFSETSEEEKKKFLEICKTGVTQSIKMLEQLLDVSRFDAFGTKLMQTRFSVNELLNEIIESVEPLATLKGIRIQKDTPIQAEIIADRILIGEVFKNILTNSIKYSYLNSEVWLGVSFKGKWLSVEIRDRGLGMSEEQIHKLTGEENIKSTPGTAGERGTGLGLRLCMNILEAHFGKLRIKSVLGVGSSFEISLSKSTKSVLLVDDSGNFRSDLAEVMRRNQWIVIEAGNGEEALSHLGRITPSLIITDLHMPGMNGISLIHEWEGKRNQNQKIPIILISSDAPLSGGNSFLEEEGLETIVSAYLSKMYKADDLCQQIEMILV comes from the coding sequence ATGATTTTCAGAGTCTCCTTCTCATCTATCCAAAAATCTTTTTCTGCCACAGTAAAATTTTGTCGTTATCCCTTAATTTTTGGATTGGTCCTTCTCTTCACCTCTTCCTGCCACTTAGAACTCTCCCCAACCTTACTTGCAAAAGATGGTGTTTTGGATGGCCGGAATCTGAAATTGGCAACGGACACAGTGAACCTAATTGGGAAATGGGAATTTTACTGGAATGAATTTTTAGAACCAAACTCTCCTTCTCCTAACAATCGATCTTTTATGCAAGTGGGTGTTCCTTGGTTTTCCCAACACAATGAAGATGGGGAAGATTATCCAAGTTTTGGTTATGCTACCTATCGATTGACAATCCTTTTGCCCGAAGGAGAAACCACTCAAGAACCATTCGCTCTTCTTGTGCCCGTACTTCATAGTGCTTACAAAATATATGCAAACGGGTCATTGGTCGCTGAAAATGGATCCATTGGAAAAAATAGTGAAACTCATGTTCCATCCTTTCATACCAAAATTGTCCCTATATTAAATGGTAAAGAAAAAGTAGATTTGGTGATCCATATATCCAACTTCTCCCATAAATTTGCAGGGATTCATGGGATCATTCGATTTGGAAAATTACAAAACATAATCCAAGTTTGGAACAATTACAATTCTGCTTCTTGTATCATTTTAATTTTTATGGGAATCCTTTCCATTTATCATGCGTTAGTGTATTTGATCAATCGATCAGAAAAAAATGCATTACGAATGTCATTTGTTTATTTGGGAATTTTGATTCTTAGTGCTACACTAACAGAAACAAGAATCCTCTTTAACTTTTTTTCAGATGATTACTGTATCCCTTTGTTTCGGTTTTCAAGAATTGGTTTTGTAATCGTTTTGTTTTTTGGAGGGAGTGTTTTATTAAATTTAGCACAAATGCGTATCTTTAAAAAAATGTTAGTGTTATTGAAAGTATACTCACTTACATTTCTATTGGTCTCAATTTTAACACCTATAAAACATTTAGCTTTAGTCAGTTATTATTTTGAGTATCTATCGGCGATTTTTGTTCTATTAGGCTTGTTTTCAGTTTCACTTGCATTGTATTTCCAAAGAAAAGAAAGTAAATTGTATTTTTTTAGTTTGTTTCTCGCAGTATTAGGTGGTGTCATTGATATCATTTTAATTTCCCATCCTAATTTTGGTTTTAGACCTATGGGATTATTTTCTTTGTATTTTTTTATCATTCCACAAACACTTGGTGTGACATTTGGACTCGTTCGTGTTTACAAACGATCTGAGTCTATCTCGAAAGAACTATACAAAAGAAAGGAAGCTCTTGAGAAAAAAGTCAAAGCCCGAACTGCTGAATTGGAAAAGGCAAACCGATGGAAGGCTAATTTTGTTTCCTTAATTTCACATGACCTACGTTCGCCGCTCAATAGTGTGAACCAAATTTTAGATGTGATCGATTTTAGTTTTAGTGAAACATCAGAAGAGGAAAAAAAGAAATTTTTAGAAATTTGTAAAACTGGTGTGACCCAATCTATAAAAATGTTGGAACAACTTTTGGATGTAAGTCGATTTGATGCATTTGGAACCAAACTGATGCAAACTCGGTTTTCAGTGAATGAGTTGTTAAACGAAATCATTGAATCAGTGGAACCATTGGCAACATTGAAAGGAATTCGAATCCAAAAAGATACACCCATCCAAGCAGAAATTATAGCCGATCGGATTTTGATTGGAGAAGTGTTTAAAAATATTCTAACAAATTCTATTAAATATTCATACCTCAATTCTGAAGTTTGGTTAGGTGTTTCTTTCAAAGGAAAATGGCTTTCTGTTGAAATTCGTGATCGTGGTCTTGGAATGAGTGAGGAACAAATTCATAAATTAACTGGGGAAGAAAATATCAAAAGTACCCCAGGAACAGCCGGTGAACGTGGAACTGGTCTCGGCTTACGATTGTGTATGAATATCTTAGAGGCACATTTTGGAAAACTGAGGATTAAATCAGTTCTTGGCGTAGGTTCCTCATTTGAGATTTCGTTATCAAAAAGTACCAAATCCGTTTTACTTGTTGATGATTCAGGTAATTTTAGATCCGATTTAGCAGAGGTTATGCGAAGAAACCAATGGATTGTAATTGAAGCGGGCAATGGGGAAGAAGCTCTTTCTCATTTGGGAAGGATCACTCCTTCACTTATCATTACTGACTTACACATGCCAGGAATGAATGGAATTTCTTTGATTCATGAATGGGAAGGAAAACGAAATCAAAATCAAAAAATTCCAATCATTCTGATAAGTTCTGATGCACCTCTTTCGGGCGGAAATTCCTTTCTTGAGGAAGAGGGTTTAGAAACAATTGTATCTGCTTATTTATCGAAAATGTACAAAGCAGACGATTTGTGCCAACAGATCGAAATGATTTTAGTGTAA